One part of the Quercus lobata isolate SW786 chromosome 7, ValleyOak3.0 Primary Assembly, whole genome shotgun sequence genome encodes these proteins:
- the LOC115952649 gene encoding uncharacterized protein LOC115952649, with protein MNMEYTTLKQISRDKDKSKVKVRVLRMWDAINIANNHDLISLDMILVDKEGTLIHASIRKNLAQSYHPQLNEGSIYTITNFLVEENKGNYCPVHNKLKILFNSTTSVSKFSGFDHSKPQSQSEFADYGTIASHCYDTTYLTDVIGILDNIEAIGEIKTSGRPTKMRNIQLLLEEGLSTIIHFCNKVVCQFRHFRSCRN; from the exons ATGAATATGGAGTACACAACTTTGAAGCAGATATCGAGGGACAAAGATAAATCAAAAGTGAAAGTTAGAGTTTTACGAATGTGGGATGCAATTAATATAGCAAACAACCATGATCTGATTAGCCTCGATATGATATTGGTTGACAAAGAG GGAACATTGATACATGCAAGCATCAGAAAGAATCTTGCTCAAAGTTATCATCCACAACTAAATGAAGGGAGCATATATACAATTACAAATTTCTTAGttgaagaaaataaagggaACTATTGTCCAGTACATAACAAACTCAAAATACTTTTCAATTCAACAACTTCAGTCTCAAAATTTAGCGGATTTGATCATTCGAAACCTCAATCCCAATCTGAATTTGCTGATTATGGAACAATAGCTTCCCATTGCTATGACACTACTTACTTGACTg ATGTGATTGGCATATTGGACAACATTGAAGCCATTGGGGAGATCAAAACAAGTGGACGTCCAACAAAGATGAGAAACATTCAACTATTGTTAGAAGA GGGATTATCAACTATCATCCACTTTTGCaacaaagttgtatgtcaatttAGACATTTCAGAAGTTGCAGAAATTAG
- the LOC115952652 gene encoding basic blue protein-like: MAPQGRGSAIVVSILLLGMLLHCGNVLAATYTVGDAGGWTFNVVGWPNGKTFRAGDVLVFNYNPAFHNVVGVGKNGYDTCTASSGQTFQSGSDQIKLVQGGNYFICGFPGHCAKNMKIAVNAL, encoded by the exons atgGCACCCCAGGGAAGAGGTAGTGCAATTGTTGTCTCAATTCTGCTATTGGGTATGCTCCTTCACTGTGGTAACGTTTTGGCAGCAACCTATACTGTTGGAGATGCTGGTGGATGGACCTTCAATGTTGTGGGTTGGCCTAATGGAAAGACCTTTAGGGCTGGGGATGTACTCG TGTTCAACTACAACCCAGCATTCCACAATGTGGTTGGTGTAGGTAAAAATGGTTATGATACATGCACGGCATCATCAGGGCAAACATTTCAATCTGGAAGTGATCAGATCAAGCTTGTGCAAGGAGGAAACTATTTCATTTGCGGTTTTCCGGGGCATTGCgcaaagaacatgaaaataGCTGTCAACGCATTGTAA